One window of the Onychostoma macrolepis isolate SWU-2019 chromosome 21, ASM1243209v1, whole genome shotgun sequence genome contains the following:
- the LOC131528292 gene encoding vitelline membrane outer layer protein 1-like yields MHYFISLLLVIIGLHVSIQSVTVLVSKPRNYKSVLTVSNGMSWGSWGSMDLCPTGMYAAGFSLKVEEISYAPWDDNTALNGIRLHCIDPSRALEVSYYDYATVQSEVGSFGKWTEIKWCPFGILTAFQLRVDTYQVIADNSAANNIMFKCSHGSFLEGDGTDWGYWGDWSSTCQGSGICGIMTRVQEHEGIWIDDTALNDVRMYCCGSN; encoded by the exons ATGCATTACTTTATTTCTTTACTGTTAGTCATTATTGGGCTGCATGTGAGCATTCAGTCAGTTACAGTATTAGTTTCTAAGCCAAGAAATTACAAATCAGTGCTGACTGTGTCTAATGGAATGTCCTGGGGGTCGTGGGGGTCTATGGATCTCTGTCCAACTGGAATGTATGCTGCAGGGTTCAGTCTAAAG GTGGAAGAAATTTCCTATGCCCCTTGGGATGATAACACTGCACTCAACGGGATTCGCCTTCACTGCATCGATCCGTCCAGAGCCttagaagtctcatattacgacTACGCCACAGTTCAGTCAGAAGTAGGAAG cttTGGTAAATGGACAGAAATCAAATGGTGTCCTTTTGGAATCTTGACTGCTTTTCAGCTGAGAGTCGATACCTACCAAGTAATTGCAGACAACTCAGCCGCAAACAACATCAT GTTCAAATGCAGTCATGGGTCTTTTCTGGAGGGTGACGGCACAGATTGGGGTTATTGGGGCGACTGGAGCTCAACATGTCAAGGGTCAGGGATTTGTGGCATCATGACACGGGTACAAGAGCACGAGGGAATATGGATAGACGACACCGCTCTCAATGACGTGCGCATGTACTGCTGTGGATCAAATTAA